In one window of bacterium DNA:
- the frr gene encoding ribosome recycling factor — MTDLVLDEAGGRMDSAVHHTRQQFASVRTGRASPALFERFLVEYYGTEVPLQQLASFSVPEAQLLVISPFDKSSIAAIERAIIQADLGLNPSNDGNVVRLTFPPLTEERRRELVRLVKQMAEEGRVAIRNTRRSSRHDIDQLSKDGDVSEDIAARTEKELDRLTHDHEQLINDALSVKEQELLEI; from the coding sequence CTGACCGATTTGGTGTTGGACGAAGCCGGTGGGCGCATGGACTCCGCCGTCCATCACACACGCCAGCAATTTGCCTCCGTCAGAACCGGGCGGGCCTCTCCGGCGCTGTTCGAACGGTTTCTCGTGGAGTACTACGGCACCGAGGTGCCCTTGCAACAGCTGGCCAGCTTCAGCGTTCCCGAAGCGCAGCTGCTCGTCATCTCCCCATTCGACAAGAGCTCCATAGCGGCCATCGAGAGGGCCATCATCCAAGCCGACCTCGGGCTCAATCCCAGCAACGACGGCAATGTTGTGAGGCTCACGTTCCCACCTCTGACCGAAGAGCGCCGCCGCGAGCTAGTCAGATTGGTTAAGCAGATGGCTGAAGAGGGGCGAGTGGCGATTCGAAACACCCGCCGCAGCAGCCGCCACGACATCGACCAGCTCAGCAAAGACGGGGATGTCTCCGAGGACATCGCCGCCCGGACCGAGAAGGAGCTCGACCGGCTAACCCACGACCATGAGCAGCTGATAAATGATGCCTTGAGTGTCAAAGAACAAGAGCTGCTCGAGATCTAG
- the dxr gene encoding 1-deoxy-D-xylulose-5-phosphate reductoisomerase, translating into MTSLSLLGSTGSIGVQTLDVVRAEPEAWDVVALGAGRSVEQLVAQAREFRPRLVVVGDDGLAPEVQEALPGVTVASGSTALAEAAAMGDVVVNGVVGFAGLPVTLAALENGRRLALANKESLIAAGPVVQRARQTPGAELLPVDSEHCAVHQCLRANDVFTTEAGMERVHRIVLTASGGPFRGRTRSELVNVTVEHALAHPTWSMGPKITVDSSTLMNKGLEVIEANELFGMGYDRIEVVIHPQSVVHSMVEYTDGATIAQLSLPDMRLCIGYAMAYPDRIATPFGRIDWAELRRLDFEPPDTEAFPCLELAYAAGRMGETAPALLNAANEVAVQAFLDERIRWTAIPEILETVLGDHDGTEADSLEAVMEIDGKARAAAEQVVASQPDRT; encoded by the coding sequence ATGACCTCCCTGTCATTGCTTGGTTCCACTGGCTCAATCGGCGTTCAGACGCTGGACGTGGTTCGGGCCGAACCTGAGGCCTGGGACGTGGTGGCTCTGGGAGCGGGACGCTCCGTCGAGCAATTGGTGGCCCAAGCCCGGGAATTTCGCCCCCGCCTTGTGGTGGTCGGCGATGACGGTCTGGCCCCCGAAGTACAGGAGGCGCTGCCGGGGGTGACCGTGGCCAGCGGCTCAACCGCACTGGCCGAGGCAGCTGCCATGGGGGATGTGGTTGTCAACGGGGTTGTCGGATTCGCCGGTCTGCCAGTGACGCTGGCCGCCCTGGAGAATGGCCGACGCCTGGCACTGGCTAACAAGGAGTCGCTGATCGCCGCCGGCCCGGTCGTCCAGCGGGCCCGACAGACCCCGGGCGCCGAGCTACTGCCGGTGGACAGTGAGCATTGCGCGGTCCACCAGTGCCTGCGGGCCAACGATGTGTTCACCACCGAAGCGGGAATGGAGCGCGTTCACCGCATAGTGCTCACCGCCAGCGGCGGGCCGTTCCGTGGCCGAACACGGAGCGAGTTGGTCAATGTGACCGTGGAGCATGCATTGGCCCACCCCACTTGGAGCATGGGCCCCAAGATCACGGTGGACTCGTCCACGCTGATGAACAAAGGCTTGGAAGTGATCGAGGCCAACGAGCTGTTCGGAATGGGGTATGACCGCATAGAGGTGGTGATCCACCCCCAGTCGGTGGTCCATTCCATGGTGGAGTACACCGATGGCGCCACCATTGCCCAGCTCTCCCTGCCCGACATGCGGCTGTGCATCGGCTACGCCATGGCCTATCCCGACCGCATTGCCACCCCATTTGGCCGCATCGACTGGGCCGAGCTGCGCCGCTTGGACTTCGAGCCCCCCGACACCGAGGCGTTTCCCTGTCTGGAGCTGGCCTACGCCGCCGGGCGCATGGGCGAGACCGCACCCGCTTTGCTGAATGCGGCCAACGAGGTGGCCGTGCAGGCTTTTCTCGATGAGCGGATACGATGGACGGCAATTCCCGAGATTCTGGAGACGGTCTTAGGCGACCACGACGGCACCGAGGCCGACTCCCTGGAGGCGGTCATGGAGATCGACGGCAAAGCCCGAGCCGCGGCTGAGCAAGTTGTCGCTAGCCAACCCGACCGCACCTAA
- the proS gene encoding proline--tRNA ligase — MADKGVLTSQTEDFPRWYQDILNKAELADNGPVRGTMVIRPYGYALWERMQAEVDQRIKAAGADNAYFPLFIPESYLNRESDHVEGFSPELAVVTQGGGRELTEPVVVRPTSETIINAYFSKWVQSHRDLPLLINQWANVVRWEMRPRIFLRTTEFLWQEGHTAHATRQEARDYAARILHEVYRDFMESVLAIPVLIGYKTEAERFPGAINSMCLEGMMRDGKALQMGTSHELGQSFATMFDITYLDGEGNQSHVWQTSWGVSSRMVGGLIMAHGDDRGLVVPPRLAPIQVAVIAVRDAEGVVDACRRLADELGAAGMRARVDDRTGTGFGRRATDWELKGVPVRVEIGPRDLEQGQAILVSRIGGEKVAVSLSEAPKRVESLLEAIQQSVYDDAMAWRDSRISEATTTDEVREAAVIGFARIPWAKLGPEGEAALAEEAITVRCLQRPDGTLPQAGDEPDLVAVCGRSY; from the coding sequence ATGGCTGACAAAGGGGTGCTTACCTCGCAGACCGAGGACTTTCCCCGCTGGTATCAGGACATCCTCAACAAAGCGGAGTTGGCTGACAACGGGCCGGTGCGGGGCACCATGGTGATCCGGCCCTATGGGTATGCCCTTTGGGAGCGGATGCAGGCGGAGGTGGACCAGCGGATCAAGGCTGCGGGGGCCGACAACGCCTACTTTCCGCTGTTCATCCCCGAGAGCTACCTGAACCGGGAGTCAGACCACGTCGAGGGTTTCAGCCCCGAACTGGCTGTGGTCACCCAGGGCGGAGGCCGCGAGCTGACTGAGCCGGTGGTGGTGCGCCCCACCAGCGAGACCATCATCAATGCCTATTTCTCCAAGTGGGTGCAGAGCCATCGCGACCTGCCGCTGCTGATCAACCAGTGGGCCAACGTGGTCCGCTGGGAGATGCGCCCCCGGATCTTCCTGCGGACCACCGAGTTCTTGTGGCAGGAGGGCCACACCGCCCATGCCACTCGCCAGGAGGCCCGTGACTATGCCGCCCGAATCCTCCACGAGGTGTATCGGGACTTCATGGAGTCGGTGCTGGCCATCCCGGTGCTCATCGGATACAAGACCGAGGCTGAGCGGTTTCCCGGGGCCATCAACTCGATGTGCCTCGAAGGGATGATGCGAGACGGCAAGGCGCTCCAGATGGGGACTTCCCACGAGCTGGGTCAGAGCTTCGCCACCATGTTCGACATCACGTACCTAGATGGCGAGGGAAACCAGTCACATGTGTGGCAGACCTCGTGGGGAGTGTCGTCTCGAATGGTGGGTGGGTTGATCATGGCCCACGGCGACGACCGCGGCTTGGTCGTCCCGCCCCGTTTGGCACCCATTCAAGTCGCGGTCATTGCGGTGCGGGATGCCGAGGGGGTGGTGGATGCCTGCCGCCGGCTGGCCGATGAACTCGGCGCGGCCGGAATGCGGGCGAGGGTGGACGATCGCACGGGAACGGGATTTGGCCGCAGGGCCACCGACTGGGAGCTGAAGGGCGTGCCCGTCAGGGTGGAGATCGGCCCCCGCGATTTGGAGCAGGGACAGGCCATCCTGGTGTCTCGGATTGGCGGCGAGAAGGTGGCGGTCAGCCTCTCTGAGGCGCCGAAGAGGGTGGAATCGCTCCTGGAGGCCATCCAGCAAAGCGTCTACGACGATGCCATGGCGTGGAGGGACTCCCGAATTTCCGAGGCGACAACAACAGATGAGGTCCGGGAGGCGGCCGTTATCGGGTTCGCCCGCATTCCCTGGGCCAAACTCGGGCCTGAAGGCGAAGCTGCCCTGGCCGAGGAAGCGATAACCGTGCGGTGCTTGCAACGCCCCGACGGGACTCTGCCCCAGGCGGGCGACGAGCCCGATCTGGTGGCTGTCTGCGGCCGCAGCTACTGA
- the tsf gene encoding translation elongation factor Ts: protein MSSFTAQDVKSLRDATGAGMMDCKRALTENEGDMEAATQWLREKGMAKAAARADRASDQGTVALAADGEAAAIVELQCETDFSAKANDFTSMAEELAQLVLAEGEDSVESRKAEIEDLSLAKKENVRLGKVVKVQAADGNILDTYLHTQDGRGTSAVVVEARGISQELAHEIALHIAFAKPSVLHRDDVDPEEVERERVALTEMTKAEGKPEQAWDKIVTGRLRAWYAERVLLEQGMFGEKETVQSRLGDGEIVRFELATIGS, encoded by the coding sequence GTGAGTTCGTTTACCGCCCAAGACGTCAAGTCCCTTCGCGATGCCACTGGCGCCGGAATGATGGACTGCAAGCGCGCCCTCACTGAGAATGAGGGCGACATGGAGGCCGCCACCCAATGGCTCCGCGAGAAGGGCATGGCCAAGGCTGCGGCCCGAGCAGATAGGGCCAGCGACCAGGGAACAGTGGCCCTTGCCGCCGACGGTGAGGCAGCCGCCATTGTGGAGCTTCAATGCGAGACCGACTTCTCAGCCAAGGCGAACGACTTCACCTCTATGGCCGAAGAGCTGGCCCAGTTGGTGTTAGCCGAGGGGGAAGACTCGGTGGAGTCCCGCAAGGCTGAAATCGAGGATCTCAGTCTGGCCAAGAAGGAGAACGTCCGGTTGGGCAAGGTGGTCAAGGTTCAGGCCGCTGATGGGAACATTCTGGACACCTACCTCCACACCCAGGACGGCCGGGGGACCAGTGCGGTCGTGGTGGAGGCCCGCGGCATCAGCCAGGAGCTGGCCCATGAGATCGCCCTTCATATTGCCTTCGCCAAACCCTCGGTCTTGCACCGAGATGATGTCGACCCCGAAGAGGTTGAGAGGGAGCGCGTTGCGCTGACCGAGATGACCAAGGCAGAGGGCAAGCCTGAACAGGCCTGGGACAAGATCGTCACCGGCCGACTCAGGGCGTGGTACGCAGAGCGGGTGTTGCTGGAACAGGGCATGTTCGGGGAGAAGGAGACTGTGCAGTCCCGGTTGGGGGACGGCGAGATTGTCCGGTTCGAGCTGGCGACTATCGGCAGTTAG
- the rpsB gene encoding 30S ribosomal protein S2, translating into MAPVVTMRQLLDAGVHFGHQTRRWNPKMQRFIFGERNGIYIIDLTQTLAHIEAAYTFVRDLVAKGGQVLFVGTKKQAQDSVQSYAERVGMPYVNERWLGGLLTNFETISKRMGKMKEFQRMRSSGELDVMPKKEALLISRELAKLERNLNGIRDLTRPPDAVFVLDTKKEHIAVAEANKLKLPVIAVVDTNCDPDVIQFVIPGNDDAIRSGELMCRIISDAVLEGRFIAQGNASAKSQPTEDAPTEDDTSAAPAEEAPAVAESQSDEGAPAASEAAPAEEAPAVAESQSDEGAPAASEAAPAEEAPAVAESQSDEGAPAASEAAPAEDVPAVETAELAVDAESTEPQEQV; encoded by the coding sequence ATGGCGCCAGTCGTGACGATGCGTCAGCTGCTCGATGCTGGAGTCCACTTCGGACACCAGACCCGCCGTTGGAATCCGAAAATGCAGAGGTTTATTTTCGGCGAGCGCAACGGTATCTACATCATCGATCTGACCCAGACGCTTGCCCATATCGAGGCGGCCTACACCTTTGTTCGAGACTTGGTGGCCAAGGGCGGCCAAGTGCTGTTTGTGGGAACCAAGAAGCAAGCCCAAGACAGCGTGCAGAGTTACGCCGAGCGGGTGGGCATGCCCTATGTGAACGAGCGTTGGCTGGGTGGTCTCCTGACCAACTTCGAGACGATCTCCAAGCGCATGGGCAAGATGAAGGAATTCCAGCGGATGCGCAGTTCGGGCGAGCTTGACGTGATGCCCAAGAAGGAGGCGTTGCTCATCTCCCGGGAATTGGCGAAGCTTGAGCGCAACTTGAACGGCATTCGCGACCTGACTCGACCTCCCGATGCGGTTTTCGTGCTCGACACGAAAAAGGAACACATTGCGGTGGCCGAGGCCAACAAGTTGAAGCTGCCGGTAATAGCCGTAGTGGACACGAATTGCGATCCCGACGTCATTCAATTCGTCATCCCTGGAAATGACGACGCGATCCGGTCAGGAGAGCTGATGTGTCGAATCATCAGCGATGCGGTACTCGAAGGCCGCTTCATCGCTCAGGGAAATGCCTCCGCCAAGTCCCAACCGACGGAAGATGCTCCGACGGAAGACGACACATCGGCCGCTCCCGCTGAGGAAGCTCCGGCGGTGGCGGAATCGCAGTCGGATGAGGGGGCTCCGGCGGCTTCGGAGGCTGCTCCCGCTGAGGAAGCTCCGGCGGTGGCGGAATCGCAGTCGGATGAGGGGGCTCCGGCGGCTTCGGAGGCTGCTCCCGCTGAGGAAGCTCCGGCGGTGGCGGAATCGCAGTCGGATGAGGGGGCTCCGGCGGCTTCGGAGGCTGCTCCCGCTGAGGATGTCCCGGCGGTCGAGACTGCTGAGCTAGCTGTTGATGCCGAATCGACCGAACCCCAGGAGCAAGTGTGA
- the pyrH gene encoding UMP kinase, whose protein sequence is MTSERTKRSGRWDRIVLKLSGEAFAGEAGYGIDGEIAAQIATEIVKVRAEFDVDVAVVVGGGNIWRGMTGAGAGMDRAQADYMGMLATVINALALQDTLERLNQPTRVQTAIGMAQVAEPYIRRRAIRHLEKGRVVIFAAGTGNPFFTTDTAAALRAVEIEAGVLLKGTHSGTDGIYTADPRTDPNAEKLDEVQYLDVLSQGLRAMDSTAVSLCMDNKLPIVVFDLMKPGNVSAILDGQLIGTLVS, encoded by the coding sequence ATGACCAGCGAGCGCACCAAGAGGTCGGGCCGGTGGGACCGAATCGTCTTGAAGCTCTCCGGCGAGGCCTTTGCCGGAGAGGCTGGATACGGCATTGACGGGGAGATCGCCGCGCAGATCGCCACCGAGATCGTCAAGGTCAGGGCTGAGTTCGATGTGGATGTGGCCGTGGTGGTGGGCGGCGGGAACATCTGGCGGGGGATGACCGGGGCGGGCGCGGGAATGGACCGGGCCCAGGCCGACTACATGGGGATGCTGGCCACCGTCATCAACGCGCTTGCGCTGCAAGACACCCTCGAAAGGCTCAATCAGCCCACTCGGGTGCAGACGGCCATCGGCATGGCCCAGGTGGCCGAGCCATACATCCGCCGCCGGGCAATTCGACACTTGGAAAAGGGCCGTGTGGTCATCTTCGCCGCTGGAACCGGCAATCCGTTCTTCACCACCGATACCGCAGCCGCGCTGCGGGCCGTGGAAATCGAGGCCGGAGTTCTCCTGAAGGGCACCCATAGCGGAACCGACGGGATTTACACCGCCGATCCCCGCACCGATCCCAATGCCGAGAAGCTCGATGAAGTGCAGTACTTGGACGTGCTGTCCCAGGGCCTGAGGGCCATGGACAGCACCGCGGTCTCTTTGTGCATGGATAACAAGTTGCCCATCGTGGTGTTCGACCTGATGAAGCCGGGAAACGTAAGCGCCATACTCGACGGGCAGTTGATCGGTACTCTGGTGTCATGA
- a CDS encoding phosphatidate cytidylyltransferase → MDDDNPFQRPNDQSEEVPEDDQATFLDDLTSLFDEEEDESELAVWDEPADTGSDADEGWDSLTEAAPRWREDSDEHTFADLADPVGGSPIDVGGATEGASVFEDPEPTEAVEFPSVDRVDEVLSLDVADSPSVAEMPSPLSAPHSTGIHPRAAGANGNLMRAVVVGLLLGGIVLGAIALGERVALAVLVIALLIAAAEWFTTLRHAGYQPPTLVGFAAVVALPIAAFWRGADGMVMVLVFALFGAGLWYLGGIGRDRPLANLGVTLLGITYIGVTGAFGGLLLDRPDGAELLLSAVILTVAHDVGAFAVGRAAGRTPLSKSSPNKTVEGLIGGTILTIAVALVFISILEVGPFGEEPGSRSDGVILGIVVAAVAPLSDLLESALKRDLGIKDMGSLLPGHGGMLDRIDALLFVLPATYFTALMLGVI, encoded by the coding sequence GTGGACGACGACAATCCTTTCCAACGACCAAATGACCAGTCCGAAGAGGTGCCTGAAGACGATCAGGCCACCTTCTTGGACGATCTGACTTCCCTGTTCGACGAAGAAGAGGATGAGTCCGAACTTGCTGTTTGGGATGAACCTGCCGACACCGGCTCCGACGCCGACGAGGGCTGGGACAGCCTGACCGAGGCCGCGCCCCGGTGGCGCGAAGACTCGGACGAGCATACTTTTGCCGACCTAGCTGATCCCGTTGGAGGCAGCCCAATTGATGTCGGCGGAGCAACCGAAGGGGCAAGCGTCTTCGAAGACCCTGAGCCCACCGAGGCGGTGGAGTTTCCCTCGGTGGACCGGGTGGATGAGGTGCTGTCTTTGGACGTAGCCGATTCTCCGTCCGTTGCAGAAATGCCGTCGCCCCTATCGGCACCGCATTCGACGGGTATCCACCCGAGGGCTGCTGGCGCCAACGGCAACCTGATGAGGGCCGTAGTGGTCGGATTGCTGCTGGGCGGCATCGTGCTAGGCGCGATCGCCCTGGGAGAGCGGGTCGCCCTTGCGGTGCTGGTCATAGCACTGCTCATCGCCGCGGCGGAGTGGTTCACCACGCTTCGCCATGCTGGCTATCAGCCCCCAACGCTGGTGGGATTCGCCGCGGTGGTTGCCCTGCCTATAGCTGCCTTTTGGCGGGGTGCCGACGGCATGGTGATGGTATTGGTATTCGCTCTGTTCGGAGCCGGGCTCTGGTATTTGGGCGGTATTGGCCGTGACCGTCCGCTGGCCAATCTCGGGGTCACCCTGCTGGGCATCACCTACATCGGAGTCACCGGGGCGTTCGGCGGGCTCCTGTTGGACAGACCGGATGGAGCGGAACTGTTACTGAGCGCGGTGATTTTGACCGTGGCCCACGATGTGGGGGCGTTCGCCGTCGGGCGGGCCGCAGGCCGCACGCCGTTGTCAAAGTCCAGTCCGAACAAGACAGTGGAGGGCTTGATCGGCGGCACGATTCTCACCATTGCGGTCGCATTGGTGTTCATCTCCATTCTGGAGGTCGGCCCCTTCGGGGAAGAGCCCGGGTCGCGCTCCGATGGCGTCATCCTGGGCATCGTGGTTGCCGCGGTTGCCCCGCTCTCCGATCTTCTGGAGTCGGCCCTCAAGCGAGACCTCGGGATCAAGGACATGGGATCTTTGCTGCCCGGCCATGGAGGCATGTTGGACCGGATCGACGCCCTGCTCTTCGTCCTGCCGGCCACCTACTTCACCGCTCTCATGCTTGGGGTGATCTGA
- a CDS encoding site-2 protease family protein, protein MAGLLALVQVVWGLPMLIVVLAVIGMIFLHEMGHFVAARAAGMRVTEFFLGFGPRLWSVRRGETVYGIKAIPAGAYVRIIGMNNLEEVPPADEHRTYRSKPYWRRMSVAVAGSTVHFLLALVLIFSFLVIGGKHEDVPSPDWTVNFVAPGSPAGRAGLLPGDRIVSVDDSPVATMSEMVAVLPEPGTPVSLGVVRGDEELVRTLTLGTHPDDSNRGFIGISSASAWSRHQVEVGYLEAVPDTLDEFGFLVKESVFGIGRFFSPSGLNDFFRDVADEPSQQSTVPSGRGFTTAAPVDDGDRVVSIFGALKIGADLTENGYGNLLLFLALLNVFIGVFNMIPLLPFDGGHVVIATYERLRSWRGRRYSADVSKMVPVAYAVILILAFVFIGSVYLDFTDPVEIPS, encoded by the coding sequence GTGGCCGGCTTGCTCGCCCTGGTGCAGGTGGTCTGGGGACTTCCGATGCTCATCGTCGTGCTGGCCGTTATCGGCATGATCTTCCTGCACGAGATGGGCCACTTTGTCGCTGCCCGGGCGGCGGGCATGAGGGTCACCGAGTTCTTCTTGGGATTCGGGCCTCGCCTGTGGTCAGTCCGCCGGGGCGAGACCGTCTACGGCATTAAGGCGATACCGGCCGGTGCCTATGTGCGGATCATCGGGATGAACAATCTGGAGGAAGTTCCCCCGGCTGACGAACACCGCACGTATCGCAGCAAGCCCTACTGGCGGCGGATGTCGGTGGCCGTGGCCGGTTCGACCGTGCATTTTCTGCTGGCGCTGGTTCTGATCTTCTCCTTCCTGGTTATTGGGGGCAAGCACGAAGACGTGCCCTCACCCGATTGGACGGTGAACTTCGTGGCTCCCGGCTCACCGGCTGGGAGGGCGGGGCTGCTGCCGGGCGATCGCATTGTCTCGGTCGACGACAGTCCGGTAGCCACCATGAGCGAGATGGTGGCGGTATTGCCCGAACCGGGTACTCCGGTGAGCTTGGGGGTAGTCAGGGGAGACGAAGAGCTAGTCCGCACGCTGACGCTGGGCACTCATCCTGATGACTCCAACAGGGGGTTTATCGGCATCTCATCTGCTTCAGCCTGGTCGCGTCATCAGGTGGAGGTCGGATACCTTGAGGCCGTACCTGACACGCTGGATGAATTCGGTTTCCTGGTCAAGGAATCAGTTTTCGGCATCGGCAGATTCTTCTCCCCCAGCGGGCTCAATGACTTCTTCCGCGATGTGGCCGACGAACCATCCCAGCAGAGCACAGTTCCGTCCGGAAGGGGATTCACCACGGCGGCCCCCGTCGACGACGGCGACCGAGTGGTATCGATCTTCGGCGCGCTCAAGATAGGCGCTGACCTCACCGAGAACGGCTACGGGAATCTGCTGCTGTTCTTGGCTCTGTTGAATGTGTTCATCGGGGTCTTCAACATGATCCCGCTTCTTCCCTTTGATGGCGGCCATGTGGTGATCGCCACCTACGAGCGACTGCGGTCCTGGCGAGGCCGTCGATACAGCGCCGACGTCTCCAAAATGGTGCCGGTGGCCTATGCCGTGATCTTGATACTGGCCTTTGTCTTCATCGGGTCGGTCTATCTCGACTTCACCGATCCGGTGGAGATTCCGAGTTGA
- the ispG gene encoding flavodoxin-dependent (E)-4-hydroxy-3-methylbut-2-enyl-diphosphate synthase, producing MEVEAAFERRPTRRIHVGDVAVGGGAPITVQSMTTTRTADVEGTLQQIYALAAAGADIVRCTCNEIEAAEGLAQIVPRSPVPIVADIHHQYRMALAALDAGVQCLRLNPGNIRKPEHIRAVASECRDRGVPIRIGVNGGSLHPDLYRKHGDRVTSEAMVESAQMELDYFREMDFNDVKISVKASSVPLMIEAYRQLSEVTDHPLHLGVTEAGPPPVGLIKSTAGIGTLLADGIGDTIRYSLTADPVQEAKAGRQLLESMGLRERKNVDLIACPSCGRAEIDVYAVADQAMEAFGDREIPLQVAVMGCVVNGPGEARDADIGIAAGNKRGHLFVKGRNVAVVAEEEMVSSLVEWAEFIHEHGAEAALERADTVAAAREAERDRSRLLVDQGDDANQASQKIEMIRRRA from the coding sequence ATGGAAGTAGAGGCAGCTTTCGAGCGGCGTCCCACCCGCCGAATCCATGTGGGGGATGTGGCCGTCGGCGGTGGCGCGCCCATCACTGTCCAGTCCATGACCACTACTCGCACTGCTGATGTGGAGGGCACCCTTCAGCAGATATACGCCCTGGCTGCGGCGGGGGCCGATATTGTCCGCTGCACCTGCAATGAGATCGAGGCTGCCGAGGGTTTGGCCCAGATCGTGCCCCGCTCTCCGGTGCCGATCGTGGCCGACATTCACCACCAGTACCGCATGGCGCTGGCCGCGCTGGACGCCGGCGTCCAGTGCCTGAGGCTGAATCCCGGAAATATCCGCAAGCCCGAGCACATCCGGGCGGTGGCCTCGGAATGCCGAGATCGAGGGGTTCCCATTCGCATCGGGGTGAATGGGGGATCACTGCACCCTGACCTGTACCGAAAGCACGGCGACCGAGTTACCTCGGAAGCCATGGTGGAGTCGGCCCAGATGGAGCTCGACTACTTCCGGGAAATGGACTTCAACGATGTCAAGATCTCGGTCAAGGCGTCCAGCGTGCCTCTCATGATCGAGGCCTACCGCCAGTTATCCGAGGTCACCGACCATCCCCTGCACCTCGGGGTGACCGAAGCGGGGCCGCCCCCCGTGGGGTTGATCAAATCCACTGCGGGCATCGGCACGCTGTTGGCCGATGGCATAGGCGACACCATCCGGTACAGCCTCACCGCCGACCCGGTGCAAGAGGCCAAGGCCGGCCGCCAGCTCCTTGAGTCCATGGGGCTGCGGGAGCGCAAGAACGTGGACTTGATCGCCTGCCCGAGCTGCGGTCGGGCCGAGATCGACGTGTACGCCGTAGCCGATCAGGCCATGGAAGCGTTCGGCGACCGGGAGATCCCCCTGCAAGTGGCGGTCATGGGCTGTGTGGTCAACGGACCCGGCGAGGCGCGCGACGCTGACATCGGCATCGCGGCTGGCAACAAGCGGGGCCACCTGTTCGTCAAGGGCCGCAACGTGGCCGTGGTGGCTGAGGAGGAAATGGTGTCCTCCCTGGTTGAGTGGGCGGAGTTCATTCACGAGCATGGTGCTGAGGCCGCGCTGGAAAGGGCCGACACAGTGGCCGCGGCGCGAGAAGCCGAGCGGGACAGGAGCCGCTTGCTGGTCGATCAGGGTGATGATGCCAACCAGGCGAGTCAGAAGATCGAAATGATCCGCAGGAGAGCGTGA
- a CDS encoding M23 family metallopeptidase — protein sequence MVLGMRIGGLAAVAVSAWLALSPAQPAPDTSLPPALNEAAALSPVMYQPPVGAEVVDSFRPPAHVGAPGNRGLEYDPEPGQPVWASAGGEVVFAGQVARNRFVTVLHRDGLRTSYGYLGWIAVDEGDMVSPGQLLGTTSERFFFSVRTGDQYLDPAQVLSSGRVRLVPHSEPDGRGRLPAKQNTQTNLQPDH from the coding sequence ATGGTGCTGGGTATGCGCATCGGCGGCTTGGCTGCTGTAGCGGTGTCGGCCTGGCTGGCACTCAGCCCTGCTCAGCCCGCGCCGGATACGTCCCTACCGCCTGCTCTGAATGAGGCGGCGGCGCTGTCACCCGTGATGTACCAGCCTCCGGTGGGCGCCGAGGTTGTCGATTCCTTTCGACCTCCGGCCCATGTGGGCGCACCGGGTAATCGGGGCTTGGAGTACGATCCTGAGCCGGGCCAGCCGGTATGGGCTTCAGCCGGAGGCGAGGTGGTGTTCGCCGGTCAAGTGGCCCGCAACCGGTTTGTGACTGTGCTTCACCGCGACGGGCTGCGCACCTCATATGGATACCTGGGCTGGATAGCAGTTGACGAGGGCGACATGGTGTCTCCTGGTCAGTTGCTGGGCACCACATCGGAGCGGTTCTTCTTCAGTGTTCGCACCGGAGACCAATATCTTGATCCTGCCCAGGTTTTGTCATCGGGACGCGTGCGGTTGGTGCCCCATAGTGAGCCGGATGGCCGCGGTCGGCTTCCTGCGAAGCAGAATACCCAGACCAATTTGCAGCCGGACCACTAG